The Monodelphis domestica isolate mMonDom1 chromosome 7, mMonDom1.pri, whole genome shotgun sequence genome window below encodes:
- the LOC103092095 gene encoding antibacterial peptide PMAP-36-like: MASFRILLPLLLLGLIEIKAAEISGLSYQDALKVAMSHFNKNSEEKNSYWITATEAQTKWDSESKEPQHLGFTVQETECLKTETNPLIECTIKTDGKVKHCQATVQFISHSETDVQVHCSPVPSNQMVKRTKRGARRGLTKVLKKIFGSIVKKAVSKGVAEGLKAVDEARKAEKKGKKH, from the exons atggcaAGCTTCAGAATTTTGCTTCCTCTGCTCCTTCTGGGGTTGATTGAGATTAAAGCTGCTGAAATCTCAGGGCTCTCCTATCAGGATGCCCTAAAAGTTGCTATGAGCCATTTCAATAAGAATTCTGAAGAGAAGAATTCCTACTGGATAACTGCAACTGAGGCCCAAACTAAGTGG GATAGCGAATCCAAAGAACCCCAGCATTTGGGTTTCACTGTACAAGAAACTGAATGCCTGAAAACAGAAACCAACCCTCTTATCGAATGTACCATCAAAACCGATGGG AAAGTGAAGCATTGTCAAGCAACAGTCCAATTCATCAGTCACAGTGAAACTGATGTTCAGGTCCACTGTTCACCTGTGCCAAGTAACCAG ATGGTCAAAAGAACCAAAAGAGGAGCCAGAAGAGGACTTACCAAAGTCCTGAAAAAAATCTTCGGATCTATTGTGAAAAAGGCTGTTTCCAAAGGTGTTGCTGAAGGCCTTAAAGCAGTGGATGAAGctagaaaagcagagaaaaaggGTAAAAAACACTAG